The following is a genomic window from Bacillus sp. V2I10.
GCCTAGAAATGCGAACATTATTTGACGCTTTATAATTTTACTTCGTTTTAAATGTAATAAATCTTCTAACTTTCTAATTCTATTATTTCTTCTAACTCCGTATAGTAATTTTTAATTGCTATTTCCATACAGGCTTTTCTATTTTCAGAAGTACGTTGTGCTAGATATTTTTTGTTGTAATAAAATGTGAATTCGTGAATTGTTGCAAAAATATTTGAGTAAGCCTGCATCCAATCATATAAATCGTCAGGGGCGAGTTCTAATTCAGTACTTGTCATGAAGGATTCTTCAATTTTAGAAAATGCAGGCTCTATTTGCTCAACGAAACTTGCTTCTGAAATTAATCCGTTGATATATTCATTATAAAGACTAATTACTTCCTCAGCTGATTTTATCATTGTTCTAGCTATTTCTTTTACAGCTAACATTAATTCTAATTTGTTACCTGTGTTATCCTGATTAATCGTTTTGAGGCTTTCATAATAAGCATGCACAATAAAATGTGTGTCTTTTATCATAAACTTGTTTGAACCATCTACATTATACCACCAATCTTTGTTCTGATTATCATCACACCAAGTCGTATGGCATATGAAATTACCTCTTTTCATGTCACTTTCATCAAAGCCAAAATATATCCACACTATATTAGCTAATTTACCTTTCCGCCTTCCGGAACTTCGTTGATTTTTATATACTTCAGCCGTTTTAACTTTATCCGTTATTTCAATGGATACTTTAGAGATTTCTTCAAAGGAAAGTGGTTCTTTTAGAATGACCTTTACTCCATATCTTTTACAATTCCCTGTATGCACTGGTTCAACTTCATAAATGATATATTGATCGCTTTCGAAATATATCTTCGCTGTATGGAAAGGTTTGTAATCATCAACCTTAAAGAAAATAGTTCCCCCCATATTTCTTTTGAAAATTGGATTTTGTTGCAATGTAGGATTTCTTTTATTCCAAACATCCAAATAAAGGTTTACCAATTTATGTATATCATTTAAAGAAACTCTACCTTTTTTAACAATCAATTTGTTTTCAAATGCATCACATAAAAAACTTGTAAAGATACTAATCAGTTTATCCGGATGTCCATATGAGACTTGTTCCGCATTACTTGAGGAGAAAACTGCGTAACCTTTTCCTTGAAAGTCTGCTGCCGTATTACCAACAAATTTATCTTTTTAAGAACCACTTCCATATGGTGTTTATATAGATAATAGTTTCGGTATGAAGGATCACCTATAAGTTCATTACAGGGATTGGAGCCTGAACGTGTGTTGTACATTGGTTCGTTTGTAATGCCCTTAGGGAACGTGGCATTACGCAAAGTATGCGCTTTAATCCTGCATTTGTTCCCAAACCGTATAAACATAAGATAAGTCTCTTTTGTAGCATTTCTTTGTTAATGACCTCTCCGTATGATGGGAATCTGTCACGTACGGTTCTACTGAAGAAGGATATTACCTTAATGATCAAGAATTAAAAGATAAATACTTGTAACTGCTTACATATGTAATAGTAATTCTTTTTTCTGAATAGAAAAGATGTGGAGGAAGAAAGATGATAGAGATTGAAGGGCAGGAAAATGAACAGATAGGTTTGGTATTTATTCAAGGTGCAGGCTTAGAAAGCCGTATCTGGGAACCAGTTGTATCAGAAATAAAAAGTCCCTTTTTACTAGTTAATTTTCCTGAACGAGAAGGAGAGAATGGATTGCGGCAAAGTTTGACTCTTCAAGATTACAATGCTTATATAAAGCGACAAATTGAAGCTTGGAAAGTTAGAAAATTTATTATTGTAGCACATTCTTTGGGTGGTGTCCTTGCACTTAAAATTGCTAATGATCTGTCGGAGAGTCTGGTTGGCTTTATTGCAATTGGGGCGACTATTCCTAAAAATGGGGGATCATTCCTCTCAACTTTTCCATTTGCAAAACGTTTTTTGATGAATGTACTTTTACGTGTGTTTGGTACGAAACCACCTGAATCTTCTATTCGTAAGGGACTATGTAATGATCTTTCACCTGAGCAGGCAACCGAAGTAGTACGTGGTTTTGTACCGGAGTCTATTCACATTTATACAGATCGAACAAAAGCAATCGTTCCAACCAATGTACCTAAGCTTTATATAAAATTAACGAAAGATCAAGAAATGAGTCTGTCTCAACAGGATAAAATGATAGGCAATCTTGCTCC
Proteins encoded in this region:
- a CDS encoding caspase family protein, which encodes MIVKKGRVSLNDIHKLVNLYLDVWNKRNPTLQQNPIFKRNMGGTIFFKVDDYKPFHTAKIYFESDQYIIYEVEPVHTGNCKRYGVKVILKEPLSFEEISKVSIEITDKVKTAEVYKNQRSSGRRKGKLANIVWIYFGFDESDMKRGNFICHTTWCDDNQNKDWWYNVDGSNKFMIKDTHFIVHAYYESLKTINQDNTGNKLELMLAVKEIARTMIKSAEEVISLYNEYINGLISEASFVEQIEPAFSKIEESFMTSTELELAPDDLYDWMQAYSNIFATIHEFTFYYNKKYLAQRTSENRKACMEIAIKNYYTELEEIIELES
- a CDS encoding alpha/beta fold hydrolase yields the protein MIEIEGQENEQIGLVFIQGAGLESRIWEPVVSEIKSPFLLVNFPEREGENGLRQSLTLQDYNAYIKRQIEAWKVRKFIIVAHSLGGVLALKIANDLSESLVGFIAIGATIPKNGGSFLSTFPFAKRFLMNVLLRVFGTKPPESSIRKGLCNDLSPEQATEVVRGFVPESIHIYTDRTKAIVPTNVPKLYIKLTKDQEMSLSQQDKMIGNLAPQKIEMLETGHLPMLIKPNELRNSLNAFLAQLELH